In Herpetosiphonaceae bacterium, a genomic segment contains:
- a CDS encoding zinc ribbon domain-containing protein has translation MIRCVKCDNDTRTSGLVTAQGEVLLAGTIGSDPQPILAQVCTACGYIELYAPQPTARPEVARDSEERLLGEVGSTVPQPAA, from the coding sequence ATGATTCGCTGTGTCAAATGCGATAACGATACCCGGACCAGCGGTTTAGTGACCGCGCAGGGTGAGGTGCTGCTGGCAGGGACGATCGGCTCCGATCCGCAGCCAATCCTGGCGCAGGTCTGTACCGCATGCGGCTATATCGAGCTGTACGCGCCGCAGCCCACCGCTCGGCCAGAGGTTGCCCGCGACAGCGAAGAGCGGCTGCTGGGCGAGGTCGGCTCCACCGTGCCTCAGCCTGCGGCATAG
- a CDS encoding MgtC/SapB family protein — protein MDESGGLSVPIIVMRLLVAAIIGGLIGYERRLHHKAIGISGMMMVAVGSATYMLLAKHLAETDPSSLSRTLQGLLQGIGFLGGAVIFKGGTDVRGIKTAAAIWITGAIGLAIGTWLWLLGVTVGIATALILFIADLPGVRRREAEVEDESSEQSQAPAKAQER, from the coding sequence ATGGACGAATCCGGCGGATTGAGCGTTCCGATCATCGTGATGCGGCTGCTGGTAGCTGCGATCATCGGCGGGCTGATCGGCTATGAGCGGCGGCTCCACCACAAGGCGATCGGGATCAGCGGCATGATGATGGTCGCGGTGGGCAGCGCAACCTATATGCTGCTGGCGAAACACCTGGCAGAAACCGATCCGTCGTCGTTGAGCCGCACGTTGCAGGGATTGCTGCAAGGCATTGGCTTTCTGGGCGGCGCGGTTATCTTCAAGGGTGGTACGGATGTCCGAGGCATCAAAACGGCTGCTGCGATCTGGATTACCGGCGCGATTGGCCTGGCGATCGGCACCTGGCTCTGGCTGCTCGGCGTGACGGTCGGGATCGCTACGGCGTTGATCCTGTTTATTGCCGATCTTCCTGGTGTGCGGCGGCGCGAAGCGGAAGTTGAGGACGAGTCATCCGAGCAGAGCCAAGCGCCAGCCAAGGCCCAGGAGCGCTAG